In the genome of Populus trichocarpa isolate Nisqually-1 chromosome 10, P.trichocarpa_v4.1, whole genome shotgun sequence, the window GTAAGAATCCAGAACATATTTACACTTTGTGGGAATAACAGAGAACTTTGCCAACAATTCAGAACTCCAATACCTGCAAAAAAgagggttgcagatactgatccTCAACCATCTCCAATTTTGACTGTCGGCAAGGATTCTACTCAAAAAATTTCGAACAAGGAAAACTCACCGCTCCAGAAAAATGTGCCTTTGATAGAATGTGGGAAAAATCTGTCTGACATGATGGCATTGGCTTCAAAGGAGAACTACAACCCTTCAGTAAAAATTACTGATTCACAGATTGAAGTGCATGTGAAATGGGAAGCTTCTAAAGGAAACAGTGGTAACTTCATCACCACACTTAAGGTGTTGAAGGATGCCACACTTGCTGACCTGCGGAAGCTGATCGAAATCTATCTTGCTGCAGACAATCAAGCATTCACTTTTCTTGTGCTTGGGGTAAGGTTTTATCCTCCTTTAGTTAGCTCCTTTAAACAAGATAACCCGCCTCTTTGTGTTTGCTTTTACTTGCTGCTGTTTTCTTATGGGATGCTATATATGTGCAGGATCCTACTGGAGCACCAGTTCCGAAAGAGAAAGAATCAACAGTACAGGCCATCAAACTCCCCATTTGCAACTACCAATCCCATGGCTATCTGGCTTGCTTGCGACCAGCCAAGGGAACCCAAGATTCGAATCAGCTCCCATCAACCCCTCTTCCATTGACTCCATTGGAAAATAAGCTACCACTCACCCCTATGCCTTGCTTGTCACATCAAGTTTCTGATTTATCTCCCAAACTAGCTGCACACCTGAACTCTACTCCCTTCGCTGCTCTTCAAAGGCACTAGTAGCCATGGTGTTGTGTATCTGATGCATTGAgtatatatgcatatgtacTCTTACTGgattttaaatgtgaatttgtTGTCAATATGTGAGTTTGGTTTTCTGTCGGGGTATTTTTTGTTAATCATTCCTCTTCTTTGTTTCTGCtgctctaatttttttctcattatttctcAAGTAAGAAATGTGTTAATTGTAGCATTGCAGATGCCTTCAGGTTCTTTTTATCTAAATGGTagtttcagatttatttttctattaaatggtattttattttagggtttacAAGATTGGATAAAACTCACAATGAAACAGGAATACCTGAGCAATGGTCTTGGGAGGCGGATTCTTTTTTTGCCACCGTTTATAGGGTACGCCAAAAGTATATCCatgtttccttttttatatgCCAACAGGGAAAGTTGAGTTTGCTAGTTTTAGCTTCTTAACTGtaagctattttattttttacatgtaacAAATCAGCAATAAAGCTGAAGCACAAGCTTTTGACTTTTCTCTATGCAAGATAGACATGTAACTGTATGAAGAGAGAATTTAAAAGCAAATTCAAGATAGACATGTATATGAAGAGAGAATTTAAAAGCAAATTCAAGACAAATTGAATTATAGTTGACACTTTAATGCACATAACATTAAATCTCTAACATACAAATCCTCGCATTCCTTTCATCGCTCTTCTTCATATGCTTCCAAAACAGAACTTAGTTGGCTTGCAGTGTTCTTCCTTCCATGTATAGACTCAGACCCTCCAGGTCCAGGATCCGAGAAAGGAAGCGCTTCGTTTGAagagttcttttcttttgatcttGATGATCCCTTGGACTTTCTTCCACGAGAATGCTTTGGGATGGTGGGCTGGTCTTGAATAGGCGATTCAGCACCAAGACTTGAGGTCTTGTGTCGTCTTGAGGTTCGGCTGCTCCCTGATGATTCTTCCCTTGGAGAGTCCATTGACTTGTTTGAAGAGCGGTGACGCCTAGAACTCTTTGGCGCATCAGTGCCACTGGGGGAATTTAAAGGTGAGCCAGTACTGCTAGATGCTTGGCGCCTGGAGTGCTTTGATGAGTCGGTACTCCTTCGGTCTGGGGAATTTAAAAGTGAGCTAGCACTACCCGATGAGAGCCTTGAACTATGCTTCGGCTTTTCAGTTTGACCTgtgtatattaaaacaatgcaGAATCAGCAAACTACATCTTTTCCATAATTCCTCAGCAACAGAATAGAAGATTTGGAGAACATTGCACACGtcttaatccaaaaaaaacattgatccATGATCATCAGGGAAAAGCAAACCTTCCAAGGTTGAATCTGTTGAAAGGCTCTTCACTTCTGTAGAATTTGAAGTCCCACTTAAAATTTCTGGAGGCGAGGTGAACTCATTCATCTGCACATGTAGGGAATTATTTCGCATCAAAAAGTCTATTTGAGCACTGGGATGGAGCAATACCTATCGTAATTTCTTCAAGGGAGCAG includes:
- the LOC7475402 gene encoding CRIB domain-containing protein RIC5 isoform X2, which translates into the protein MTTKVKGLLRGLRYISQIFDEKEQEMQIGLPTDVKHVAHIGWDGPSANAPSWMNEFTSPPEILSGTSNSTEVKSLSTDSTLEGQTEKPKHSSRLSSGSASSLLNSPDRRSTDSSKHSRRQASSSTGSPLNSPSGTDAPKSSRRHRSSNKSMDSPREESSGSSRTSRRHKTSSLGAESPIQDQPTIPKHSRGRKSKGSSRSKEKNSSNEALPFSDPGPGGSESIHGRKNTASQLSSVLEAYEEER
- the LOC7475402 gene encoding CRIB domain-containing protein RIC5 isoform X1 — its product is MFDVRSLALPQLPWDRLDFLFFVFFSPKKQYFNKRSNLAGAAKLPGLAKMTTKVKGLLRGLRYISQIFDEKEQEMQIGLPTDVKHVAHIGWDGPSANAPSWMNEFTSPPEILSGTSNSTEVKSLSTDSTLEGQTEKPKHSSRLSSGSASSLLNSPDRRSTDSSKHSRRQASSSTGSPLNSPSGTDAPKSSRRHRSSNKSMDSPREESSGSSRTSRRHKTSSLGAESPIQDQPTIPKHSRGRKSKGSSRSKEKNSSNEALPFSDPGPGGSESIHGRKNTASQLSSVLEAYEEER